The following proteins come from a genomic window of Hymenobacter canadensis:
- a CDS encoding porin family protein: MKLPLLSAALLLAATGSSLGQTTGTQFGLQAGVTQSVLDGTINNNAQFKTGYVLGGFVRFRPSARVAFQPELNLARQGSRNEQQVGYGTILRNSTHLTYLNVPLLLKVYLGNVVNLQAGPQLGLLVSGREKGQVGYISSSNGSGYVEGDEDVKADYKSDVAVCFGLGADLKNGLSVAARLNYGVTDIENNDFRKAFREAYDFGGLHNRTLQFTVGYAFGSK, from the coding sequence ATGAAATTACCTCTATTATCGGCGGCTTTGCTGCTGGCGGCCACCGGCAGCAGCCTGGGCCAGACCACCGGGACCCAATTTGGCCTGCAGGCCGGCGTCACGCAGTCCGTCCTCGACGGCACCATCAACAACAACGCGCAGTTCAAGACGGGCTACGTGCTGGGTGGCTTCGTGCGGTTCCGGCCCAGTGCCCGCGTGGCGTTTCAGCCCGAGCTCAACCTTGCCCGGCAGGGCTCCCGCAACGAGCAGCAGGTGGGCTACGGCACCATCCTGCGCAATAGCACGCACCTGACGTATCTGAACGTGCCCCTGCTGCTGAAAGTGTACCTCGGCAACGTGGTGAACCTGCAGGCTGGCCCGCAGCTGGGTTTGCTGGTTAGCGGCCGTGAGAAAGGCCAGGTGGGCTACATTTCCAGCAGCAACGGCAGCGGCTACGTGGAAGGCGACGAAGACGTGAAAGCTGACTACAAAAGCGACGTAGCAGTGTGCTTTGGCCTCGGCGCCGACCTCAAAAACGGCCTCTCCGTTGCCGCCCGCCTCAACTACGGCGTCACCGACATCGAAAACAACGACTTCCGAAAAGCTTTCCGCGAAGCGTACGATTTTGGCGGCCTGCACAACCGCACCCTGCAGTTTACGGTTGGCTACGCCTTCGGGTCGAAGTAA
- a CDS encoding TldD/PmbA family protein, whose protein sequence is MAILSQDEAQAILKKVLGFSTADECAAQLDGRTTGNIRYARNNVSTAGSSSNVSLAVEARFGKRSGVATCNQFDDATLRRCVQRAEEIARLAPEDPEYMPMLGAQQYLTPTTYAASTAGITPDFRAQVAQDSIALCEGRKLTAAGYLEDGPSFTAIRNNKGLEGYQQLTNLDFSVTVRTPDGTGSGYAVADYTDVTKFDAKALTKRAADKASGSVNAKAIEPGKYTVILEPAALVSDEGMLNRLIYALGAREADEGRSFLSKKGGGNKLGEKMFDPRITIYSDPLNATAPGRVFDGDGLPVKRMNWVEKGVVKNLFYSRFWAEKNKKQATAFPSGFVMEGGTQSVEDLIKGTAKGILVTRLWYIRDVDPQTLLVTGLTRDGTFYIENGKIKHPIKNMRFNESPVIMLNNIEAIGKPQRLGGNMVPPLKIRDFTFTSLSDAV, encoded by the coding sequence ATGGCAATTCTTTCCCAAGACGAAGCCCAGGCCATCCTGAAAAAGGTGCTTGGCTTTTCCACCGCCGATGAGTGCGCGGCCCAGCTTGATGGGCGCACCACCGGCAACATCCGCTACGCCCGCAACAACGTCAGCACGGCCGGCTCGTCGAGCAACGTGAGCCTGGCTGTGGAGGCGCGCTTCGGCAAGCGCAGCGGCGTGGCCACCTGCAATCAGTTCGACGACGCCACCCTGCGCCGCTGCGTGCAGCGGGCCGAGGAAATTGCGCGCCTCGCCCCCGAAGACCCCGAGTACATGCCCATGCTGGGGGCGCAGCAGTACCTGACGCCCACCACCTACGCCGCCAGCACCGCCGGCATCACGCCCGACTTCCGCGCCCAGGTAGCGCAGGACAGCATTGCGCTCTGCGAAGGCCGTAAGCTCACGGCTGCCGGCTACCTCGAAGACGGCCCCAGCTTCACGGCTATCCGCAACAACAAGGGCCTCGAAGGCTACCAGCAGCTCACCAACCTCGACTTCTCGGTGACGGTGCGCACGCCCGACGGCACCGGCTCGGGCTACGCCGTGGCCGACTACACCGATGTGACCAAGTTCGACGCCAAGGCCCTCACCAAGCGCGCCGCCGACAAGGCCTCGGGCTCGGTGAATGCCAAGGCCATTGAGCCGGGCAAGTACACCGTGATTCTGGAGCCAGCCGCGCTGGTGTCGGATGAGGGTATGCTGAACCGCCTGATTTACGCGCTGGGCGCCCGTGAGGCCGATGAGGGTCGCTCGTTTCTGAGCAAAAAGGGGGGCGGCAATAAGCTGGGTGAAAAGATGTTCGACCCGCGCATTACCATCTACTCCGACCCGCTGAACGCCACCGCCCCCGGCCGCGTGTTCGACGGCGACGGACTGCCCGTGAAGCGCATGAACTGGGTGGAAAAAGGCGTGGTAAAAAACCTGTTTTACTCGCGCTTCTGGGCCGAGAAAAACAAGAAGCAGGCCACGGCTTTCCCGAGCGGCTTCGTGATGGAAGGCGGCACCCAAAGCGTAGAAGACCTCATCAAAGGCACCGCCAAAGGCATCCTCGTCACGCGCCTGTGGTACATCCGCGACGTGGACCCGCAGACGCTGCTCGTTACGGGCCTGACGCGCGACGGTACGTTCTACATCGAGAACGGCAAGATCAAGCACCCCATCAAAAACATGCGCTTCAACGAAAGCCCGGTGATTATGCTCAACAACATCGAGGCCATCGGGAAGCCCCAGCGGCTGGGCGGCAACATGGTGCCCCCACTGAAAATCCGCGACTTCACCTTCACCAGCTTGTCGGACGCGGTGTAG
- a CDS encoding TldD/PmbA family protein: protein MKRRDFVGLTGLAAGGLLLPSLPGMGGIFVEPEQLLDVIDPALKKRLADAALNAAKAAGASYTDVRIGRYLNQYVFTREKQVQNIVSTESFGAGVRALVNGAWGFASTNTVTEAGLAEAARTAVAIAKANQKVQKQPVQLAPQRGFGEVSWKTPIERNFAEVPVKEKVDLLLAANGAALSNGASYVNSALFQVNEQKYFASTDGSYIDQDIHRIWPTFDVTVVDRTTGKFRSRGAMASPMGLGYEYLTPRAADKMAGPQGTSVIGYKQRYDMLEDATLAAKQAKEKLTCKSVTPGKYDLVLDPSHLGLTIHESVGHPLELDRVLGYEANYAGTSFATLEWKAKNLPYGSKQVNIVADKLQPGSLGAVGYDDEGVKTKEWDLIKEGKLVNYQKIRDQAAIVGQTESDGCCYADSWSSVQFQRMPNVSLRPGTEKLSVDEMISKVDKGIYIAGEGSYSIDQQRYNFQFGGKVFYAIEKGKITGMLEDVAYQANTQEFWNSCAGSCDASDYRFLGTFFDGKGQPSQVSAVSHGSSTTRFNGVNVINTARKI, encoded by the coding sequence TTGAAAAGACGTGATTTTGTGGGACTCACCGGCCTGGCGGCCGGCGGTCTGCTGCTCCCCAGCCTGCCGGGCATGGGCGGTATCTTCGTCGAGCCTGAGCAGCTGCTCGACGTCATCGACCCGGCCCTGAAAAAGCGGCTGGCCGATGCGGCCCTCAACGCCGCCAAAGCCGCCGGCGCCAGCTACACCGACGTACGCATCGGGCGCTACCTCAACCAGTACGTTTTCACGCGCGAAAAGCAGGTGCAGAACATCGTGAGCACCGAGAGCTTCGGAGCGGGTGTGCGGGCGCTGGTGAACGGGGCCTGGGGTTTTGCCTCCACCAACACCGTGACCGAGGCCGGCCTGGCCGAAGCCGCCCGCACGGCCGTGGCCATTGCCAAAGCCAACCAGAAAGTGCAGAAGCAGCCCGTACAGCTGGCCCCACAGCGCGGCTTTGGCGAGGTGAGCTGGAAGACGCCCATTGAGCGCAACTTCGCCGAGGTGCCCGTGAAAGAGAAAGTGGACCTGCTGCTGGCCGCCAACGGCGCCGCCCTTAGCAACGGCGCCAGCTACGTCAACTCGGCCCTGTTTCAGGTGAACGAGCAGAAGTATTTCGCCAGCACCGACGGCTCTTACATCGACCAGGATATCCACCGCATCTGGCCCACGTTCGACGTGACGGTGGTGGACCGCACCACCGGCAAGTTCCGCTCACGCGGCGCTATGGCCTCGCCGATGGGTTTGGGCTACGAGTACCTGACCCCACGGGCCGCCGACAAGATGGCCGGCCCCCAGGGCACCAGCGTCATCGGCTACAAGCAGCGCTACGACATGCTGGAAGATGCCACCCTGGCCGCCAAGCAGGCCAAGGAAAAGCTCACCTGCAAATCAGTAACACCGGGCAAATACGACCTCGTGCTCGACCCCTCGCACCTGGGCCTCACGATTCACGAAAGTGTGGGACACCCGTTGGAGCTGGACCGCGTGCTGGGCTACGAGGCCAACTACGCCGGCACCTCCTTCGCCACGCTGGAGTGGAAAGCCAAGAACCTGCCGTACGGCTCCAAGCAGGTCAATATCGTAGCCGACAAGCTGCAGCCGGGCAGCCTCGGCGCCGTGGGCTATGATGACGAAGGCGTGAAGACCAAGGAGTGGGATTTGATCAAAGAAGGCAAGCTGGTGAACTACCAAAAGATCCGCGACCAAGCGGCCATCGTGGGCCAGACCGAGTCCGACGGCTGCTGCTACGCCGACTCCTGGAGCAGCGTGCAGTTTCAGCGCATGCCCAACGTGAGCCTCCGCCCCGGCACCGAAAAGCTGAGCGTGGACGAGATGATCAGTAAGGTGGACAAGGGCATCTACATTGCCGGCGAGGGTTCCTACTCCATCGACCAGCAGCGCTATAACTTCCAGTTCGGCGGCAAGGTGTTTTACGCCATCGAGAAAGGCAAAATCACGGGTATGCTCGAAGATGTGGCTTACCAAGCCAACACCCAGGAGTTCTGGAACTCCTGCGCCGGCTCCTGCGACGCCTCCGACTACCGTTTCCTGGGCACCTTCTTCGACGGCAAGGGCCAGCCCTCGCAGGTGTCGGCCGTGAGCCACGGCTCCAGCACCACCCGCTTCAACGGCGTCAACGTCATCAACACGGCCCGGAAAATCTAG
- a CDS encoding TldD/PmbA family protein has protein sequence MKRRDFVGLTGLATGGLLLPSIPGFGEGLTVDPLRLLDAADDPAIKKRLSDAALNAAKSAGATYADVRIGRYLNQGVFTREKQVQNIVSSESYGAGIRVIANGTWGFASTNIVTETGMAKAAQLAVQIAKANSKVQKQPVQLAPQRGFGEVSWKAPIQQNAFAVPIKDKVDLLLNANAKALDNGASFVNSVLFQVNEQKYFASTDGSYIDQDVHRIWPTFGVTAIDRASGKFRSRQSLSAPMGLGYEYLTPKAEDKIAGPEGSDVFGYRNSYDILEDVVRATKQVKQKLTAKSVTPGKYDLVLDPHHLGLTIHESVGHPLELDRVLGYEANYAGTSFATLEWKAKGTPYGSKQVNIVADKLQPGSLGAVGYDDEGVKTKEWDLIKEGTLVDYEKIRDQAAMVGQTESDGCCYSQSWRDVQFQRMPNVSLRPSPTKMSVDDMVSKVDKGIYIAGNGSFSIDQQRYNSQFGGQVFYAIEKGKITGMLEDVAYQTNTLEFWNSCAGSCDASDYRLAGFFNDGKGQPSQSSAVSHGSATTRFNGVNVINTARKI, from the coding sequence CGACGACCCGGCCATTAAGAAGCGGCTGTCGGATGCGGCCCTGAATGCCGCGAAATCGGCAGGGGCTACGTATGCCGACGTGCGCATCGGGCGCTATCTGAACCAAGGCGTGTTTACCCGCGAAAAGCAGGTGCAGAACATCGTCAGCTCCGAGAGCTACGGCGCCGGTATTCGCGTCATTGCCAACGGCACCTGGGGCTTTGCCTCCACGAACATCGTGACCGAGACCGGCATGGCCAAGGCCGCGCAGCTAGCCGTGCAGATTGCCAAAGCCAACTCCAAGGTGCAGAAGCAGCCCGTGCAGCTGGCGCCGCAGCGCGGGTTTGGCGAGGTGAGCTGGAAGGCCCCGATTCAGCAGAACGCCTTCGCCGTGCCCATCAAAGACAAGGTGGATCTGCTGTTGAACGCCAACGCCAAGGCCCTCGACAACGGCGCTTCGTTCGTGAATTCGGTGCTGTTTCAGGTGAACGAGCAGAAGTACTTCGCCAGCACCGACGGCTCCTATATCGACCAGGACGTGCACCGCATCTGGCCCACGTTCGGCGTCACAGCCATCGACCGGGCTTCGGGCAAGTTCCGCTCGCGGCAGTCGTTGAGCGCGCCCATGGGCCTGGGCTACGAGTACCTGACGCCCAAAGCGGAAGACAAGATTGCCGGCCCCGAAGGGTCCGACGTGTTCGGCTACCGCAACTCCTACGACATCCTGGAAGACGTGGTACGCGCCACCAAGCAGGTAAAGCAGAAGCTGACCGCCAAGAGCGTGACGCCCGGCAAGTACGACCTCGTGCTCGACCCGCATCACCTCGGCCTGACCATTCACGAAAGCGTAGGTCACCCGCTGGAGCTGGACCGCGTGCTGGGCTACGAAGCCAACTACGCCGGCACCAGCTTCGCCACGCTGGAGTGGAAAGCCAAAGGCACGCCGTACGGTTCCAAGCAGGTCAACATCGTGGCCGATAAGCTGCAGCCCGGCTCGCTGGGCGCCGTGGGCTATGACGACGAGGGCGTGAAAACCAAAGAGTGGGACCTGATCAAGGAAGGCACGCTCGTGGACTACGAGAAAATCCGCGACCAGGCCGCTATGGTCGGCCAGACCGAGTCCGACGGCTGCTGCTACTCGCAGTCGTGGCGCGATGTGCAGTTCCAGCGCATGCCCAACGTGAGTCTGCGCCCCAGCCCCACCAAGATGAGCGTCGACGACATGGTGAGCAAGGTGGACAAGGGCATCTACATTGCCGGCAACGGCTCGTTCAGCATCGACCAGCAGCGCTACAACTCACAGTTCGGCGGGCAAGTGTTTTATGCCATCGAGAAAGGCAAAATCACGGGCATGCTCGAGGATGTGGCTTACCAAACCAACACGCTGGAGTTCTGGAACAGCTGCGCTGGCTCCTGCGACGCCTCCGACTACCGGCTGGCAGGCTTCTTCAACGACGGCAAAGGCCAGCCTTCGCAAAGCTCGGCCGTGAGCCACGGCTCTGCCACCACCCGCTTCAACGGCGTCAACGTTATCAACACGGCAAGGAAGATTTAA